The following nucleotide sequence is from Methanolinea sp..
TTCGGGAGGCTCTAATGATGCCCCGGAAACAGCATATCCGGAAGGTGCTTCTTATCGGTTCTGGCCCAATCCAGATCGGGCAGGCTGCGGAGTTCGATTTTTCCGGTTCGCAGGCCTGCCGCGCCTGCAGGGAGGAGGGGGTCAAGGTAATCCTGGTCAATTCCAATCCGGCCACTATCCAGACCGACCCGGAAATGGCCGACGTTATTTATATCGAACCCATAAAGGCCGACATCATTGAGAAGATCATTGAGAAAGAAAAACCGGACGGGATACTGTCCGGCATGGGGGGCCAGACCGGGCTGAACATGACCGCAGAACTCGCTGAACGGGGGGCGCTGCGGAATGTCGAGATCCTCGGAACCCCTCTTGAGGCTATCTACCAGGGCGAGGACCGGGAGAAGTTCCGCTCCCTGATGGAGCGTATCGGGGAGCCGGTACCAAAGAGCATGATCCTCACCTGCATGGAACAGCTCGATGAAGCTGTGGCAACTGTCGGCCTTCCAGCCATCGTCAGGCCGGCCTACACGCTGGGAGGTTCGGGCGGAGGAATTGCCCATACCAGGGACGAACTGGCGCGAATCATGGAGATAGGGTTCACCCGATCCCGGATCCACCAGGTTCTGGTCGAGGAGAGTGTGGTCGGGTGGAAAGAGATCGAATTCGAGGTAATGCGGGATTCTGCCGATACCTGTATCATCATCTGCGGCATGGAGAACGTGGATGCCATGGGGATTCACACCGGAGAGAGTGTCGTGGTGGCGCCGATCCTCACGCTCCGCGACGATGAGTTCCAGATGCTGCGGAGCGCATCGATCAAGATCATCCGTGCGCTCGATGTGCAGGGAGGATGCAATATCCAGTTTGCCTACCGGGACGGGAAATACCGTGTTATCGAAGTGAATCCCAGGGTCTCTCGATCCAGTGCACTCGCTTCGAAAGCGACCGGATATCCCATTGCGCGGGTGGCGGCAAAAATCGCTATCGGGCTCCGCCTGGACGAGATTACCAATTCGGTGACCGGATCGACCCCTGCGTCATTCGAGCCCTCTATCGATTATATTGTTGTCAAAGTTCCCCGGTGGCCTTTTGACAAGTTCAAGAAAGCCGACCGAACGCTCACCACGGCCATGAAGAGTACGGGCGAGGTGATGGCCATTGGTAGAAACGTTGAAGAAGCGTTCAAGAAGGCACTGCGATCGCTTGACACCGATATCGATCACCATACCAACCCGAGCGAAATCAGGATGATCCTCTCCCGTCCAACTGATGAGCGGTTCGGGACCCTCTTTGATGCCTTCAAGGCCGGATTCAGCCTTGAAGAGATCCAGGCCCTCACCCACATCGCCCCTTTCTTCCTTGAAAAGGTCCGGAACATCGTAGAAATGGAGAAATTGCTCTGCGATTGCCCGGGCCCGGATGATATCCTTACGGCCAAGGCATACGGTTTTACCACCACCGAGATCTGCGAGCTTTCCGGAATGAACCGGGACGAAGTCGAGATCCTGTGCAAGGACCCCACCTACAAGATGGTGGATACCTGCGCCGCGGAATTTCCGGCAAAAACTCCCTACTTCTACTCCACGTGGGATGAAGAATGCGAGATACCTACCAGTGACCGGCAGAAAGTGCTCATCCTCGGGTCCGGGCCGATTCGGATCGGACAGGGTATCGAGTTTGACTACTGCACGGTGCACGCGGTGAAGGCTCTCCGGGAAGAGCAGGTCGAGGTTCATATCGTGAACAACAACCCAGAGACCGTTTCCACCGATTTTGATACCTCGGACCGGCTTTTCTTCGAGCCAATGTCGCTTGAGGACATCATGAACATCCTGAAAAAGGACCGGTACATGGGTGTGATGGTCCAGTTCGGCGGCCAGAACGCCGTGAACTTGGCGGTTCCCATTCACGATGAGATGAGGAGGCTTGGTATGGAGGCCAGGATTCTCGGGACCAGCCCGGACTCGATGGACATCGCCGAAGACCGCGACCGTTTCAGTGAACTCCTGAGGGATCTGGATATTCCAAGTCCCCCCAACAGTTCCGCCACATCGCTCGAAGAAGCACGGGCAAAGGCCGCTGCCATCGGTTATCCCGTGCTTGTGCGGCCTTCTTACGTGCTTGGCGGCCGGGCCATGGAGATCGTCCACGATGAGATCGAACTCGAGTCCTACATGAAAGAAGCGGTGCGGGTCAGCAGGAACCACCCCGTTCTTATCGATTCCTTTCTCCAGAATGCCATCGAGCTTGACGTGGATGCGGTTTGTGATGGAGAGGATGTCCTCATCGGCGGAATCATGGAGCACATCGAGGAGGCAGGGGTACATTCCGGCGATTCGGCCTGTGTCATCCCGACCCAGTCCCTCTCCCGGGGAATCATCGAGCGGGTCAGGGACTATACCAGGAAGATCGCGCTCGGCCTCGGTGTGATAGGGCTGGTGAATATCCAGCTTGCGGTCAAGGACGACGTGGTGTACGTACTTGAGGCCAACCCACGGGCAAGCCGGACGGTACCATTCGTCTCCAAAGCGACCGGCATCCCTCTGGCAAAGATCGCGGCCCGTGTGATGCTCGGGAGGAAACTGAAGGATATCGGGTATTCGGAACCGCAGAGGTTCTGCCATGTGGCGGTCAAGGAAGTGCTTCTCCCCTTCAACAAGCTCCCTGGCGTCGATACTGTGCTCGGACCTGAAATGAAGAGCACCGGAGAAGTCATGGGCATTGACTATGATTTCGGCCGGGCATACTACAAGGCATCGATCTCAGCGGACAACGAGCTCCCGATACGCGGTAACGTCTTCATCTCTGTTATCTCGGAACAGAAGGATGAGGTCATCCCGATTGCCCGGAAGCTCACCGAACTCGGGCTCTCGCTCTACGGCACATCGGGAACGGTGGACTACCTTACCGAGGCCGGGATAGCAGCCAGTCTCGTGCGGAAGGTGCAGGAAGGATCGCCGAACGTGATCGATCTCCTCAGGCAGGGCGAGATCCGGCTTATCATCAACACCCCGTCTGACAAGCAGTCCCGGAAAGACCATTACCAGATCATGCGGGCGGCGGTTGATTACTGCGTCCCCTACATTACCACCGTCCAGGCAGCGCGAGCCGCGGCCATGGCGATCGAGGCCATCCAGAAAGAGCAGGTCACCATCGAGCCTCTCTCGCACTACCACCGTGGCTTAGGAATGCCGTGACTGCATTGAACCGAGTCATTCCATGCCACCATTCCAGGAGTGCTGTGGCAGGGTGCTGATCCCGTTCCAAAGCCCACGTGGCGCTCTGAAACTCTTATCATCTGCGACGTGACAATGAATGGGTACAACGTGCCGACTGGCACGGAGCGTTTACCATGGGAAAAGGAACTGTCGTTCTGGCATATTCAGGCGGCCTCGATACTTCTGTCTGCATCCCGCTCGTCAAGGAGCGGTACGGGTTTGACCGGGTGGTGACTGTTGCCGTCAATGTCGGCCAGCGGGACGAGGATGTGGCGGTAGCCACCGAAAAAGGAAAACGGCTTGCCGATGTCCACTATACCATTGATGCCCGGGAAAAATTCGTCAACGGGTACATCTTCCCCGCTATCCGGGCGAACGGATCCTACGAGGGTTACCCGATGGGCACGGCACTGGCACGTCCCCTTATCGCCGAGGAAGTGGTCCGGGTGGCCATGCAGGAGGGCGCAACCACAGTAGCTCATGGCTGCACCGGTAAAGGGAACGACCAGCTACGGTTCGATTTTATCTTCAGGATCGCGGGGCTGGACGTTGTTGCCCCGATCCGTGAGCTGAACCTTACCCGGGAGTGGGAGATCGAGTACGCCCGGGAACATGGCATCCCGGTCCCGGTCAAAAAGGAGAAGCCCTGGAGCATCGATGAGAACCTCTGGAGCAGGAGTATCGAGGGCGGGCGCCTCGAAGATCCTGCATACCACCCTCCCGAAGAGATCTATACCTGGACTGTATCCCCCAAAAAAGCTCCGGCGAATCCTCAAATTGCCACAATCGATTTCCTGAAGGGCATCCCGACCAGGTTGAACGGGGTGGACATGTCTGGATTGGAGCTGATATCTTCCCTGAACAGTCTCGCCGGAAAGCACGGCATCGGCAGGAGCAATATAATCGAGGACCGAATCCTCGGCATCAAGGCCCGCGAGATCTACGAGCATCCTGCAGCTACGGTAATCCTTGCCGCACACGCCGACCTCGAGCTCCTCACCCTGACCCGGCAGGAACTGAGCTTCAAGCGGATGGTCGATGACCGGTGGTCCGAGCTCGCCTACATGGGACTTGTCCACGAACCGCTGTTCCATGATCTGAATGCCTTCATCGCAAAGTCCCAGGAGAAAGTGACCGGAACAGTCGACGTCCAGCTTTACAAGGGGTGCTGCCGGGTGCTCGGCCGCTCATCGCCCGAGAGCGTCTATTCCGGGGATCTCGCCTCTTTCGACAGTGACTCCATGGATCAGACCCATGCCATCGGGGTATCGGCCTATTACGGTATCCAGGCCCGCCTGGTCGAGCAGCGGAAGCGGAAATGACCTGAGCTGGAATCCCCGTCTTTTTTCCCGGTGGCCCCTGCTGCAGGAATGTTCCCTGTTCATTCCCTCCACCCCGTCCCTGGCCATGGGGTTCAACAAAAATTCCGGTTGATATAAGAGCAATTAGGGTGTTTTATTAATATTTAGCGATTCCCGGAGGGATCCATGTCCGCGGCAGGAAGTACACAGAGTTTCCTCGGAGAACACCTGACTCTCTTTGCATCAACTGAGATCTTCATTTTTGTATTCATGGAGATCGCCACGAAGATTGAGACCATTCAGCGGGTGATATTTAAAGAAGCACAGATGCGCGATTATATCGCATTCACGCTCCTTTTCGGCCTGTTCTCCATTTTCGGAACCTATATCGGGATTCCTACCAGCTACGGTGCCATCAGCAACATCCGCGATATCGCCCCGGTAGTGGCCGGACTGGTTGGCGGTCCCTTTACCGGTTTCGCCGTTGGACTTATCGGTGGCAGTCACCGCCTCATTATCGGAGGGGATTCCGCCATTGCCTGCGCGCTGGCAACTATACTTGCGGGATTGCTGGCAGGCCTGGTATATCAGTACAGGAAAGGAGCACTCATCGATATCATCCCGGCCATGATTTTCGCGGTGGCAATCGAGCTCCTGCATGGAACCCTGGCATTAGTGCTGATTCAGCCTTTTACCGAAGCAGTTGAGATTGTAATGGCGTCAATTCCAGGGATGATTGTTGCAAATTCCCTTGGCGTTGGGATCAGCATAATCGTCATCCGCAGTACCAAGGAACTATGCAGAGGGGGCTGTTCAGAGGAATAAGTACTCTGAGCCGGGATAAATTCCCGGGTGTTCCGATCGTATATACCTTGGAAAGGATAGTACCTGTTCATGTATCGGATCATCGATTGGAACGAGCTTTGGAAAGCGATCCGTGTCAAATCAATTGAACGTTCCCGGAAGGATCGCGACCCCGCGGCCATCTGGGACAAACGTGCAGCCGCATACCAGCGTGGGACCCGAGACGATCACGAGGCTACGGCGCTGGATCTCGGGTTTCTTGATATCCGGCCGGGTGATACCGTGCTCGACATGGGCGCCGGGACCGGGAGGCTTGCAGTTCCCCTCGCCGGGAAGGCCGCGCGGGTAACCGCCCTCGATCCTTCGGGGGGGATGCTCAATGTGCTCCGCGAGCGGATGCAGCGGGCGGGTCACAGCAACTACTCCTGTGTTCAGATGAAGTGGGAGGACGTGGAGATCGGCCGCGATATCGAACCCCATGATGTGGTCATCGCCGCTTTCTCGCTTGGGTTCTATGATCTCGGGTCCGCACTTGCCAAGCTTGACCGGGCAGCGAAGCGATCCGTGTACCTCTTCTGGCATGCAGGAGAATGGAGAGGGGCCGAAGAGATGGTGCTCTACCGGGAGGTATTTGGCAAGGAGGGCGTCCTGCAGAAAGGTTACCCGGATTATATTTTCCCGGTAAACATCCTCCACGATTCCGGAATCTTTGCCGATGTCAATATCTACCAGGCAGCCTGGAGATCCTCGTACGAATCTGTCGAGGAAGCCGTCGAAACCTGGGTAACGATGCATTATCCGGATATCAGGGATCGCTCTCCGGTGACCGCCTTCTTCTCACGGGTGCTGCGCCCCGATACATCAGGCAGGCTTGTGCATGCCGCAATACGGCCCACCGCGGTGATAAGGTGGACGAAAGGAGGGGAGAACGCCTAAAAACCCCGGCCGAAGAGACCATGGTCATCACGGTGACCGATACACCTCAGTCATCTTTTTCCTCACACCCTGGGCACAGATACCGTATCCTTTTCTCTGCATCCATCCCATCAACTGGAAATGAAGGTCACGTTTCTCGGAACCAACGGGTGGTACGATACCCTTACCGGGAATACCTGCTCGGTACTCGTCCAGTCCGAAAAATACACGATTATATTCGATGCCGGGAACGGAATAGCGAAAGCTGACCGCTACATCAGCCAGGAGAGGCCGGTATTCCTGTTCATTAGCCATTACCACCTTGACCATGTCGTCGGGTTGCATACCCTCGTGAAATTCAGGTTCCGCAACCCCCTCACCATCTGCGGGCCGATCGGTCTTTCTGCAATGCTACACTCCATTGTCCGGGAGCCGTTCACTGTTCCCTTCGAACAGCTTCCTTACCGGGTGGAATTTATTGAATTGGCCGAAGGCGAACATACAATCCCGTTCTCCGTGGAGTGCAGGCCCCTTGTTCACCCGGTCCCCTGTTTCGGATACAGGATCACCCTTGATTCGCGCACCATTGCCTTCTGCACCGATACCGGCAGGTGCGAAAATGCCGTTAGGCTTGCCCGGAACGCAGACCTCCTGATTACCGAATGCGGCCTTAAACCCGGTGAGGAGAGCCCTGACTGGCCACACCTGAACCCGGAACAGGCTGTCCGGATCGCAAAGGACGCCCGAGCGAAGCGACTGGCCCTGATCCACTTCGCAGCTCACAAGTATACAACCCTCGAAGATCGGTTCGAAATTCAGAGGAGGTACAGCCGGGACTGCCCCGGACTCATCACCGCTACCGATGGATTGACGGTAGAAGTATGAGGAGTTCCTGCCTGCCATGGAGACAATTGATGACATCAATGCCAGGATCAGGAATGGAACGGCCGCCGTGCTTACCGAAGGCGGGCCTGACGCAACGCATTGCTGAGGGAAAGACTGTTACTTCGGCCGATACGGGTGTAGTCACCACCGCCACCTTCTCCCATATCCCGGATCGTTCCTGCACACCGACAAAGCCTGTCTCTCCCGGGATACCGTGAACGATAGGATGGGGGAGGTTCACATGAACCTCTTACCCTCCCCCCTTGTATCGCCTCTCTCACGGACCCGGACCTATGGTACCCTGGAAGGTATTTCCGGGTTTTTCAGGAAATGTGCGGGAATGGATCGGATACCGTATAGCTTTTTGGTCCAAACAAAAAAGAGATGAAATTTAAAGGATCTTTTTTCCTGCATCCGGACCGGGTGCGCACTGGTAGACTTCGGTCACCTTCATCACGAGGAGGGTTTTTGCCGGCATACCCGGTTTTGCACCCTGCACCCATTCTTTCATTGTGTCAAAGTCAGGACCACTGTTTTTAACCTCAATGTTTCCCTTGATTTGGTAACACTCCTTGCTGTCCGGGTCCAATATGTAGATCGCAGCATGAGGGTTCTCTTTCAGGTTGGCAAGGGTCTTTTTCATGAAGTTGTCTGCAATCCAGAGGGTATCATCGCTTACCAGCCTGACGTAGGCGATCGGTACGACGTTCGGAATACCGGCCTTTGATGCCGTGGCCACCGGGAAGAGCTTTGTCCTGCTAAAGAGTGTCTTCATATCCGCGTTCAGTTTTGCCATCATCATCACCTGGAACGGCTGCAAACGTGCAGCGGTAGTATTCCAGTCGCCTCCTCTCTTTTTTACTCTTTTGGTTTTTTGAGTGCTG
It contains:
- a CDS encoding ECF transporter S component; this translates as MSAAGSTQSFLGEHLTLFASTEIFIFVFMEIATKIETIQRVIFKEAQMRDYIAFTLLFGLFSIFGTYIGIPTSYGAISNIRDIAPVVAGLVGGPFTGFAVGLIGGSHRLIIGGDSAIACALATILAGLLAGLVYQYRKGALIDIIPAMIFAVAIELLHGTLALVLIQPFTEAVEIVMASIPGMIVANSLGVGISIIVIRSTKELCRGGCSEE
- the carB gene encoding carbamoyl-phosphate synthase large subunit; its protein translation is MPRKQHIRKVLLIGSGPIQIGQAAEFDFSGSQACRACREEGVKVILVNSNPATIQTDPEMADVIYIEPIKADIIEKIIEKEKPDGILSGMGGQTGLNMTAELAERGALRNVEILGTPLEAIYQGEDREKFRSLMERIGEPVPKSMILTCMEQLDEAVATVGLPAIVRPAYTLGGSGGGIAHTRDELARIMEIGFTRSRIHQVLVEESVVGWKEIEFEVMRDSADTCIIICGMENVDAMGIHTGESVVVAPILTLRDDEFQMLRSASIKIIRALDVQGGCNIQFAYRDGKYRVIEVNPRVSRSSALASKATGYPIARVAAKIAIGLRLDEITNSVTGSTPASFEPSIDYIVVKVPRWPFDKFKKADRTLTTAMKSTGEVMAIGRNVEEAFKKALRSLDTDIDHHTNPSEIRMILSRPTDERFGTLFDAFKAGFSLEEIQALTHIAPFFLEKVRNIVEMEKLLCDCPGPDDILTAKAYGFTTTEICELSGMNRDEVEILCKDPTYKMVDTCAAEFPAKTPYFYSTWDEECEIPTSDRQKVLILGSGPIRIGQGIEFDYCTVHAVKALREEQVEVHIVNNNPETVSTDFDTSDRLFFEPMSLEDIMNILKKDRYMGVMVQFGGQNAVNLAVPIHDEMRRLGMEARILGTSPDSMDIAEDRDRFSELLRDLDIPSPPNSSATSLEEARAKAAAIGYPVLVRPSYVLGGRAMEIVHDEIELESYMKEAVRVSRNHPVLIDSFLQNAIELDVDAVCDGEDVLIGGIMEHIEEAGVHSGDSACVIPTQSLSRGIIERVRDYTRKIALGLGVIGLVNIQLAVKDDVVYVLEANPRASRTVPFVSKATGIPLAKIAARVMLGRKLKDIGYSEPQRFCHVAVKEVLLPFNKLPGVDTVLGPEMKSTGEVMGIDYDFGRAYYKASISADNELPIRGNVFISVISEQKDEVIPIARKLTELGLSLYGTSGTVDYLTEAGIAASLVRKVQEGSPNVIDLLRQGEIRLIINTPSDKQSRKDHYQIMRAAVDYCVPYITTVQAARAAAMAIEAIQKEQVTIEPLSHYHRGLGMP
- a CDS encoding methyltransferase domain-containing protein, with product MYRIIDWNELWKAIRVKSIERSRKDRDPAAIWDKRAAAYQRGTRDDHEATALDLGFLDIRPGDTVLDMGAGTGRLAVPLAGKAARVTALDPSGGMLNVLRERMQRAGHSNYSCVQMKWEDVEIGRDIEPHDVVIAAFSLGFYDLGSALAKLDRAAKRSVYLFWHAGEWRGAEEMVLYREVFGKEGVLQKGYPDYIFPVNILHDSGIFADVNIYQAAWRSSYESVEEAVETWVTMHYPDIRDRSPVTAFFSRVLRPDTSGRLVHAAIRPTAVIRWTKGGENA
- a CDS encoding pyridoxamine 5'-phosphate oxidase family protein, yielding MAKLNADMKTLFSRTKLFPVATASKAGIPNVVPIAYVRLVSDDTLWIADNFMKKTLANLKENPHAAIYILDPDSKECYQIKGNIEVKNSGPDFDTMKEWVQGAKPGMPAKTLLVMKVTEVYQCAPGPDAGKKIL
- a CDS encoding argininosuccinate synthase — its product is MGKGTVVLAYSGGLDTSVCIPLVKERYGFDRVVTVAVNVGQRDEDVAVATEKGKRLADVHYTIDAREKFVNGYIFPAIRANGSYEGYPMGTALARPLIAEEVVRVAMQEGATTVAHGCTGKGNDQLRFDFIFRIAGLDVVAPIRELNLTREWEIEYAREHGIPVPVKKEKPWSIDENLWSRSIEGGRLEDPAYHPPEEIYTWTVSPKKAPANPQIATIDFLKGIPTRLNGVDMSGLELISSLNSLAGKHGIGRSNIIEDRILGIKAREIYEHPAATVILAAHADLELLTLTRQELSFKRMVDDRWSELAYMGLVHEPLFHDLNAFIAKSQEKVTGTVDVQLYKGCCRVLGRSSPESVYSGDLASFDSDSMDQTHAIGVSAYYGIQARLVEQRKRK
- a CDS encoding ribonuclease Z, producing the protein MKVTFLGTNGWYDTLTGNTCSVLVQSEKYTIIFDAGNGIAKADRYISQERPVFLFISHYHLDHVVGLHTLVKFRFRNPLTICGPIGLSAMLHSIVREPFTVPFEQLPYRVEFIELAEGEHTIPFSVECRPLVHPVPCFGYRITLDSRTIAFCTDTGRCENAVRLARNADLLITECGLKPGEESPDWPHLNPEQAVRIAKDARAKRLALIHFAAHKYTTLEDRFEIQRRYSRDCPGLITATDGLTVEV